A stretch of Paenibacillus mucilaginosus 3016 DNA encodes these proteins:
- a CDS encoding YtpI family protein, with amino-acid sequence MLANIQVALSTLVVIALAFSVYYSFRYRRAADHRLRGLYSSRMNIAMGTMLVILAISQLFFLHDSVMRRIFGTVCLLLGVFNLFAGIRNHIHFSKRS; translated from the coding sequence ATGCTTGCGAATATCCAGGTGGCCCTCAGTACCCTGGTTGTCATTGCTTTGGCCTTTTCCGTTTATTACAGCTTCCGCTACCGCCGGGCTGCGGACCACCGCCTGCGGGGCCTCTATTCGTCACGGATGAACATCGCCATGGGCACCATGCTGGTCATCCTGGCCATCTCCCAGCTGTTCTTCCTGCACGACTCCGTCATGCGGCGGATTTTCGGTACGGTGTGTCTGCTGCTCGGCGTGTTCAATCTGTTCGCCGGGATCCGGAATCATATTCACTTTAGTAAACGCTCGTAG